One window of Campylobacter avium LMG 24591 genomic DNA carries:
- the clpP gene encoding ATP-dependent Clp endopeptidase proteolytic subunit ClpP, whose amino-acid sequence MFIPYVIERTSRGERSYDIYSRLLKDRIVMLSGEIDDAVSASIVAQLLFLEAEDSQKDIYIYINSPGGVVTSGLSIYDTMNYIKPDVCTICMGQAASMGAFLLSCGTKGKRFALPNSRIMIHQPLGGARGQASDIEIQAKEMLRLKQSLNEILAKNTGQKLAKIQKDSDRDFFMSADEAKDYGLIDKVLQKSFK is encoded by the coding sequence ATGTTTATCCCTTATGTCATAGAAAGAACAAGCAGAGGCGAAAGAAGTTATGATATATACTCTCGCCTTTTAAAAGATAGGATTGTAATGCTTAGTGGCGAGATAGATGACGCTGTGTCTGCTTCTATCGTGGCACAACTACTTTTTTTAGAGGCTGAGGACTCTCAAAAGGATATTTATATATACATAAATTCACCCGGCGGAGTGGTAACTAGCGGTCTTAGTATATATGATACTATGAACTATATAAAGCCCGATGTTTGCACTATCTGCATGGGACAGGCTGCTTCAATGGGAGCTTTTTTGCTTTCTTGCGGAACTAAGGGTAAAAGATTTGCCCTGCCAAATTCACGCATCATGATACATCAGCCCTTAGGCGGAGCAAGAGGCCAGGCAAGTGATATAGAAATTCAGGCTAAGGAAATGCTAAGACTAAAGCAATCTTTAAACGAAATTCTAGCCAAAAACACAGGACAAAAACTAGCTAAAATTCAAAAAGATAGCGATAGGGACTTTTTTATGAGTGCTGATGAAGCTAAGGATTACGGGCTTATAGATAAGGTGTTGCAAAAAAGCTTTAAGTGA
- a CDS encoding autotransporter outer membrane beta-barrel domain-containing protein encodes MRKALFLLTLLYSYSFALDIYGFNMGERYITLNDGEIRRFDGDALQFFSSYFEKQFIYQGPENSTFIVADNRLVTDKSYNMRAYIIVDSGRLVMNLNSTNSNGVFALDNSYLHGVYFNFSNNHTSNYASFTGPLILANPGSTIDITTINTFFIGRGNLILDNSTINITNVKRLINQTLADHGATIINHSGTLYIGADVYNYYYIDQEFYYMGKAYTRETHGGHFYQSAGTSTIKGSFYNGGTENIIIKDGPYPGGEFDPTAPQERLDALVEIENGGKFTVNGNFENGKNDPSIGCIDEDNCDYLGYLVAKGGSEIIVGGDFKSDAQGDSFVSNGFYYRSSVDLQDSTLKVGGSFSAYRSNISLTGNSSIHANSFFLDHSATLNFIGSDTGFSFINATTSATFNGSVSFQLTGSLLKNDDMSYLILLAFCDVNTGCSSDEGGDGNQGGNEGGSDDKPTPPSPNTPPSSDPIYNAIYEALDGSLIENDNVIRTAASTVEKQIETMQDERKTYQGNLIYHNMLGRIAHLSSRNNNIAFNRNTNNYALSKSNSRIETEGMYLDRFNYSLGLYSRVYMPYSLELDVLGYYANNHNKYDRIFAGLSLHQGDYKRHNIGAQARLGYRFEFKNEHSLKPYLGILGSYYNMPEYKESGLLPISRSTNTFTSLYGVLGIEYRKILDSGSFFISLEGVDGKAVFGDKNYEMSIGQEKISYENQKELFANVFAGVSFSVSKHLDFTASVMSQAYEGGFINVNGSLGLGYLFKRF; translated from the coding sequence ATGAGAAAAGCATTATTTTTGCTCACACTTTTATATTCATACTCTTTTGCCTTAGATATATATGGTTTCAATATGGGCGAACGCTATATTACTTTAAATGATGGAGAAATTAGAAGATTTGATGGCGACGCATTACAATTTTTCAGTAGCTACTTTGAAAAACAGTTCATATACCAAGGACCTGAAAACTCAACATTCATAGTAGCAGACAACCGACTAGTCACGGATAAGTCCTACAACATGAGAGCTTATATTATAGTAGATTCAGGCAGGTTGGTTATGAATTTAAATAGCACAAATAGCAATGGTGTGTTTGCACTAGATAATAGCTATCTTCATGGCGTGTATTTTAATTTTAGTAATAATCATACAAGTAATTATGCGTCTTTTACTGGTCCACTTATACTTGCAAATCCTGGTTCAACTATAGATATAACTACTATTAATACTTTTTTTATAGGTCGGGGTAATTTAATACTTGATAACTCCACCATAAATATAACTAATGTAAAAAGATTAATAAATCAAACTCTTGCAGATCATGGTGCAACCATAATCAATCATTCCGGCACACTTTATATAGGTGCTGATGTGTATAATTATTATTATATTGATCAAGAATTCTATTATATGGGGAAGGCTTATACTCGTGAAACACACGGGGGACATTTTTATCAAAGTGCGGGCACTAGCACTATAAAAGGTTCTTTTTATAATGGAGGCACTGAAAATATCATTATAAAAGACGGACCTTATCCTGGAGGAGAGTTTGATCCAACAGCTCCTCAAGAAAGACTAGACGCCTTAGTAGAAATAGAAAACGGCGGAAAATTTACTGTAAATGGCAACTTTGAAAATGGTAAAAATGATCCTAGTATTGGCTGTATTGATGAAGATAATTGCGATTATTTAGGATATCTAGTGGCCAAAGGAGGATCTGAAATTATAGTAGGTGGAGATTTTAAAAGCGACGCACAAGGAGATAGCTTTGTAAGCAATGGCTTTTATTACCGCTCAAGTGTGGATTTGCAAGATTCTACCCTAAAAGTAGGTGGCTCTTTCTCAGCTTACAGAAGCAATATATCATTAACAGGTAATTCTAGCATACATGCAAATTCGTTTTTTCTAGATCATTCAGCTACTTTAAATTTCATAGGAAGTGATACCGGCTTTAGCTTTATAAATGCTACAACTTCAGCTACTTTTAATGGCTCGGTTTCTTTTCAACTAACAGGAAGCTTGCTTAAAAATGATGATATGTCTTATCTAATCCTATTGGCATTTTGTGATGTAAATACTGGTTGTAGTTCTGATGAGGGCGGAGACGGCAATCAAGGCGGAAATGAGGGCGGCAGTGATGATAAACCTACTCCACCAAGTCCAAACACTCCACCAAGCTCTGACCCTATATATAATGCTATTTATGAAGCCTTAGATGGCTCTCTTATAGAAAATGATAATGTTATAAGAACTGCTGCTAGTACTGTTGAAAAACAGATTGAGACTATGCAAGATGAAAGAAAAACATATCAAGGGAATTTAATATATCATAATATGTTAGGTAGAATTGCTCATCTTAGTAGTAGAAATAATAATATTGCTTTTAATAGAAATACTAATAATTATGCACTTTCTAAAAGTAACTCTCGTATAGAAACTGAAGGAATGTATTTAGATAGATTTAACTATAGTTTAGGTTTATACTCAAGAGTTTATATGCCATATTCACTTGAGCTTGATGTATTAGGATACTATGCAAATAATCATAATAAATACGATAGAATTTTTGCTGGTTTAAGTCTTCATCAAGGAGATTATAAAAGACATAATATAGGAGCACAAGCTAGACTTGGATATAGATTTGAATTTAAAAATGAACATAGTTTAAAACCTTATCTTGGTATATTAGGAAGCTATTATAATATGCCTGAGTATAAAGAAAGTGGCTTACTACCTATAAGCAGAAGCACAAATACTTTTACAAGCTTATATGGTGTTTTAGGTATAGAGTATAGAAAAATACTAGATAGTGGAAGCTTTTTTATATCTTTAGAAGGAGTTGATGGAAAAGCTGTCTTTGGAGATAAGAACTATGAAATGAGCATAGGACAAGAAAAAATATCTTATGAAAATCAAAAAGAATTATTTGCAAATGTATTTGCAGGTGTATCTTTTTCTGTATCAAAACACTTAGACTTTACAGCCTCTGTGATGTCTCAAGCATATGAGGGAGGTTTTATAAATGTGAATGGGAGCTTGGGTTTAGGTTATCTTTTTAAGAGATTTTAA
- the fliI gene encoding flagellar protein export ATPase FliI: MSLESLKKKLGKENLSSVFGEITKISATNIELKGLRLSVGDIVRLVSSENEALQTLAMAVEVKENFSYLSPFSFVEGFKIGDKAFLSDAGMQIGVSDELLGRVVDPFMRPKDGKAPIEPSKFMPIMRAPIDAMKRGLIEEVFPVGVKTIDALLTCGVGQKLGIFAGSGVGKSTLMGMIVKNSKAAIKVVALIGERGREIPEFIQKNLGGKLDDTVIIVATSDDSALMRKYGAFCAMSVAEYFKEQGKDVLFIMDSVTRFAMAQREIGLALGEPPTTKGYPPSVLSLLPQLMERTGKEEGKGTITAFFTVLVDGDDMSDPIADQSRSILDGHIVLSRELTDFGIYPPINIQNSASRVMNDIISDEHRHLARKFKRLNSLLKENEVLLRIGAYQKGSDKELDMAIAKKDFMQKFLSQNPEESFEFKDTIEMLKEIEIQPTQQVQINTPKMQG; encoded by the coding sequence ATGAGCCTAGAAAGCCTTAAAAAAAAGCTTGGCAAGGAAAATTTAAGCTCAGTTTTTGGAGAGATAACCAAAATTTCAGCCACAAATATAGAGCTTAAAGGCTTAAGGCTTAGCGTTGGAGACATAGTTAGGCTTGTTTCAAGTGAAAATGAAGCCTTGCAAACTCTGGCTATGGCTGTGGAGGTAAAAGAAAATTTTTCTTATCTAAGCCCTTTTTCTTTTGTGGAGGGCTTTAAGATAGGCGATAAAGCATTTTTAAGTGACGCTGGTATGCAAATAGGTGTAAGTGATGAGCTTTTAGGCAGGGTGGTTGATCCTTTTATGCGTCCAAAAGATGGCAAAGCTCCCATAGAGCCTAGCAAATTTATGCCTATAATGAGAGCACCCATTGACGCTATGAAAAGAGGACTTATAGAAGAAGTTTTTCCTGTGGGCGTTAAAACCATAGACGCGCTTTTAACTTGTGGTGTAGGACAAAAGCTTGGAATTTTTGCAGGAAGTGGGGTCGGAAAATCAACTCTTATGGGTATGATAGTAAAAAACTCAAAAGCAGCCATAAAAGTAGTAGCCTTAATAGGCGAAAGAGGCAGAGAAATCCCTGAATTTATACAAAAAAACCTAGGCGGTAAGCTAGATGATACCGTTATCATAGTAGCTACGAGCGATGATTCTGCCTTGATGAGAAAATACGGCGCCTTTTGTGCTATGAGTGTGGCTGAGTATTTTAAGGAGCAGGGAAAAGATGTGCTTTTTATAATGGATAGCGTAACTAGATTTGCTATGGCACAAAGAGAAATAGGCCTTGCACTTGGTGAGCCACCAACTACAAAGGGCTATCCACCTAGTGTTTTAAGCTTACTGCCTCAGCTTATGGAAAGAACGGGCAAAGAAGAGGGCAAAGGCACTATCACAGCTTTTTTTACCGTGCTTGTGGATGGCGATGATATGAGCGATCCTATAGCTGACCAAAGCCGCTCTATACTAGATGGACACATAGTTTTAAGCAGAGAGTTAACGGATTTTGGAATTTATCCGCCTATAAATATACAAAATTCAGCCTCTCGTGTGATGAATGACATTATAAGTGATGAGCACAGGCACTTAGCTAGGAAATTTAAGAGGCTAAATTCTTTGCTAAAAGAAAATGAGGTTTTGCTCCGTATAGGTGCGTATCAAAAAGGAAGCGATAAAGAGCTTGATATGGCTATAGCTAAAAAGGACTTTATGCAAAAATTTCTAAGCCAAAACCCAGAAGAAAGCTTTGAATTTAAAGACACTATAGAAATGCTAAAAGAGATAGAAATTCAACCCACACAACAGGTGCAAATAAACACTCCAAAAATGCAAGGCTAA
- a CDS encoding GGDEF domain-containing protein, giving the protein MENDFLSDFGKGGFGGDSHKIQKISGGELEKFSKSVLEQLIKDNVPPIPENYKIYFIKALHEQSTMTFRKKISEMMNFEDVEDSKQVFIEKAVKKGFGDLSLLMQDVAMVYKNVEVMEDVLQKAADDLSVKSYDLSLKELVSSLQNNLQRFEAVLKKYSSDIKEHFENVLTHYKQIEEKSDFDTVYEAYSKKSLLDLIEKCKDGYAKYNYQNSIIMLKIKDDLINKISKQKDKVILQKNIVKTLNKNVDNSDIVAYYGDGIFAILLRHTNMQNAQKKTENLIDAIYNTNFFIDGVEIDMNLEAALAVIKDDIVVDKFLQKMIKSLSKTGKDQEPFAIID; this is encoded by the coding sequence ATGGAAAATGATTTTTTATCAGATTTTGGCAAAGGTGGCTTTGGTGGCGATAGCCATAAAATTCAAAAAATAAGCGGCGGGGAGCTAGAAAAATTTTCAAAATCAGTCCTAGAACAGCTAATCAAAGACAATGTCCCGCCAATACCTGAAAACTACAAAATCTACTTTATCAAAGCCTTACACGAACAAAGCACCATGACATTTAGAAAAAAAATAAGCGAGATGATGAATTTCGAGGATGTGGAGGATAGCAAACAAGTTTTCATAGAAAAGGCTGTCAAAAAAGGCTTTGGCGATCTTTCCTTGCTAATGCAAGATGTGGCCATGGTTTATAAGAATGTCGAAGTTATGGAAGATGTCTTGCAAAAGGCTGCGGATGATTTGTCTGTTAAGTCTTATGATTTATCTTTAAAAGAGCTTGTTTCTAGCTTACAAAACAACTTACAAAGGTTTGAAGCTGTCCTTAAAAAGTATTCCTCTGATATAAAAGAGCATTTTGAAAATGTCCTAACTCATTACAAGCAAATAGAAGAAAAAAGCGATTTTGACACTGTTTACGAAGCCTATAGCAAAAAATCTCTTTTGGATTTGATAGAAAAGTGCAAGGATGGCTACGCGAAATACAACTACCAAAACTCCATCATAATGCTAAAGATAAAAGATGATTTGATAAATAAAATATCCAAGCAAAAAGATAAGGTAATCTTGCAAAAAAATATAGTAAAAACCTTAAATAAAAATGTAGATAACAGCGATATAGTAGCCTACTATGGAGATGGAATTTTTGCTATCTTGCTAAGACATACAAATATGCAAAATGCGCAAAAAAAGACTGAAAACCTAATAGATGCCATTTACAACACAAATTTCTTCATAGACGGAGTGGAAATAGACATGAATTTAGAGGCTGCTTTGGCTGTGATAAAAGATGATATTGTGGTGGATAAATTCTTACAAAAAATGATAAAGTCTTTGTCTAAGACAGGCAAGGACCAAGAGCCTTTTGCTATTATAGATTAG
- a CDS encoding aldo/keto reductase, protein MDSRREFLKNSGKVMLGAAALASLGTRVFAQDFKSSKSSIQTLPSRILGKDKAALEVSALGLGCMGMSANHGVPPPVKDMIRLLHEAFELGVRYFDTAEIYGPHTNEILLGKAFKDRRDKVVIGTKFGLYYPFKVQQQDSSKKSIFRAVDESLKRLQTDYIDLYTQHRVDTDTPIEEVAQTMSELIKMGKIRHYGLSEAGARTIRRAHKVCPITSIQSHYSMMMREVESNDVLSTCEELGIGFSAYSPLERGFLGGLMNENTKFHPELDMRASFPRFTPEALKANQVFIEYLRELAKSKKVDGKEATTAQIALAWLLAQKPFIMPIPETTKLAHLKQNLGALKISFSKEELQEIDTRIKAIKIVGERYPVGSAQAKSVGL, encoded by the coding sequence ATGGATTCAAGAAGAGAGTTTTTAAAAAACTCAGGCAAGGTGATGTTAGGTGCAGCGGCTTTGGCTAGTTTAGGCACGAGAGTTTTTGCACAAGATTTTAAAAGCTCAAAAAGCTCTATTCAAACTTTACCAAGCAGAATTTTAGGCAAAGATAAAGCGGCTTTAGAGGTTTCAGCACTAGGGCTTGGTTGTATGGGTATGAGTGCAAATCACGGAGTGCCACCGCCTGTAAAAGATATGATAAGGCTTTTGCACGAAGCTTTCGAGCTGGGTGTAAGGTATTTTGATACGGCTGAAATTTATGGACCACATACTAATGAAATCTTGCTTGGCAAGGCTTTTAAGGATAGACGCGATAAGGTAGTGATTGGAACTAAATTTGGACTTTACTATCCTTTTAAAGTGCAGCAACAAGATTCTAGTAAAAAGTCGATTTTTCGTGCGGTGGATGAGAGCTTAAAACGTCTTCAAACAGACTACATTGACCTTTACACCCAGCACAGAGTGGATACGGATACGCCTATTGAGGAGGTGGCACAAACGATGAGTGAGCTTATAAAAATGGGCAAGATTAGGCATTATGGCTTAAGCGAGGCGGGTGCAAGGACTATAAGAAGGGCACACAAGGTTTGTCCTATTACCTCAATACAAAGTCATTATTCTATGATGATGAGGGAGGTTGAAAGCAATGATGTTTTAAGCACTTGCGAGGAGCTTGGCATAGGATTTAGCGCGTATTCTCCATTAGAGCGAGGTTTTTTAGGTGGGCTTATGAATGAAAATACCAAATTTCATCCAGAGCTTGATATGAGGGCGTCTTTTCCTAGATTTACGCCTGAAGCTTTAAAGGCAAATCAAGTCTTTATAGAGTATCTAAGAGAGTTAGCAAAAAGCAAAAAGGTGGATGGCAAAGAAGCCACAACAGCACAAATTGCCCTAGCTTGGCTACTAGCACAAAAGCCCTTTATAATGCCAATCCCTGAAACTACCAAACTAGCACACCTAAAGCAAAATTTAGGAGCTTTAAAGATAAGCTTTAGCAAAGAAGAATTGCAAGAGATAGATACAAGGATAAAAGCGATAAAAATAGTAGGTGAGCGATACCCTGTGGGCTCAGCACAAGCTAAAAGCGTAGGACTTTAA
- the folE gene encoding GTP cyclohydrolase I FolE → MQEKFENHIKDILTLIGEDPQRDGLLKTPSRVFKSFEFLTSGYKQDPKEILSKALFDSTNNEMILVRDIEFYSLCEHHLLPFFGRAHIAYIPDKKVLGLSKFARLVELYARRLQIQEQLTEQIAEALISFVGAKGVGVVLEARHMCMEMRGVQKANATTLTSALRGSFLANEKTRKEFFSLINSSKQVKF, encoded by the coding sequence ATGCAAGAAAAATTTGAAAATCACATAAAAGATATACTCACTCTCATAGGAGAGGACCCCCAAAGAGACGGGCTTTTAAAAACTCCTAGCCGCGTTTTTAAGTCCTTTGAATTTTTAACAAGTGGCTATAAGCAAGACCCAAAAGAAATTTTAAGCAAGGCTCTTTTTGACAGCACAAACAACGAAATGATCCTAGTTAGAGACATAGAATTTTACAGCCTTTGTGAGCATCATCTTTTGCCCTTTTTTGGTAGGGCTCATATAGCTTATATACCGGATAAAAAGGTTCTTGGACTTAGTAAATTTGCCCGCTTAGTAGAGCTTTACGCAAGAAGATTACAAATACAAGAGCAACTAACAGAGCAAATTGCCGAAGCCTTGATAAGCTTTGTAGGTGCAAAAGGCGTTGGAGTGGTGCTTGAAGCAAGGCATATGTGTATGGAAATGCGTGGGGTGCAAAAGGCAAATGCCACAACCTTAACTTCAGCCCTAAGAGGTTCTTTTTTAGCAAATGAAAAGACTAGAAAGGAGTTTTTTTCCTTGATCAACTCAAGCAAACAGGTTAAATTTTAA
- a CDS encoding glutamine amidotransferase-related protein, with translation MLKAKVSLVQSSEGVEMALAHKSYPTFGVQFHPEAILSTYGKRLFKNWLSLA, from the coding sequence ATTTTAAAGGCAAAAGTAAGCTTAGTGCAAAGTAGTGAGGGCGTAGAAATGGCACTAGCTCATAAAAGCTACCCAACTTTTGGTGTGCAATTTCACCCAGAAGCGATTTTAAGCACTTATGGCAAAAGGCTTTTTAAAAATTGGCTTAGCTTGGCTTAA
- the tig gene encoding trigger factor produces MDVKAKALDTVNTSLSIDISSLDIKQELEKLASKAAKTMKMDGFRVGKVPVSAVIKRYEKELRQDAEQALIKESIDKALKDSGKEVKDLVGEPYFEKVERKDEGLQGELILSFKPSLNLNGYEELIPSYQSPKVTKKEIDEKKENLLKSYAKTEAISEDRELKEKDFAKFDFEGFVDEKAFDGGKAENYVLEIGSKQFIPGFEDGMLGMKKGEQRDVKVKFPDDYGAANLAGKEAVFKVKLHEIQELKLPNLDEDLLKKLLPNEENASEELLDEKLKEQIKNEKIYKLINEELKTKLADALLEKYVFDIPKGIVEQEMDVQFRNAVSTFTKEELEEFKNDENKYKEKRESFRDEAVKSVKLTFIINELAALRKIAVSEQELIQTVYFEAYRYGTDPQKLLESYKQQGVLPIIKMSLLEEKLFNDIFMPKDKKKAEAK; encoded by the coding sequence ATGGATGTAAAGGCTAAAGCATTAGACACAGTTAATACCTCACTAAGTATTGATATAAGCTCTTTAGACATAAAACAAGAGTTAGAAAAACTTGCTTCAAAAGCGGCAAAAACTATGAAAATGGACGGATTTAGAGTGGGCAAAGTCCCTGTTAGTGCCGTCATAAAAAGATATGAAAAAGAGCTAAGACAAGATGCTGAACAAGCCTTGATAAAAGAAAGCATAGATAAGGCTTTAAAAGATAGTGGCAAGGAAGTAAAAGACCTAGTCGGTGAGCCTTATTTTGAAAAAGTAGAAAGAAAGGATGAGGGTTTGCAAGGCGAACTTATACTTTCTTTTAAACCAAGCTTAAATTTAAACGGATACGAAGAACTTATACCAAGCTATCAAAGCCCAAAGGTTACGAAAAAAGAGATAGATGAAAAAAAAGAAAATTTGCTTAAATCTTACGCAAAAACTGAAGCCATTAGCGAGGATAGAGAGCTTAAGGAAAAGGACTTTGCTAAATTTGACTTTGAAGGCTTTGTGGATGAAAAGGCTTTTGATGGAGGCAAGGCAGAAAATTATGTGCTAGAGATAGGCTCAAAGCAGTTTATACCGGGCTTTGAAGATGGTATGCTAGGTATGAAAAAAGGTGAGCAAAGAGATGTGAAGGTGAAATTTCCTGATGATTACGGTGCTGCTAACTTGGCAGGAAAAGAGGCTGTATTTAAGGTAAAACTACACGAAATTCAGGAGTTAAAGCTTCCAAATTTAGATGAGGATTTACTAAAAAAACTCTTGCCAAATGAAGAAAATGCAAGTGAAGAGCTTTTGGATGAAAAGCTAAAAGAACAAATTAAAAATGAAAAAATTTACAAGCTTATAAACGAGGAGCTAAAGACAAAACTAGCCGATGCCTTGCTTGAAAAATATGTCTTTGACATACCAAAGGGCATTGTAGAGCAAGAAATGGATGTGCAGTTTAGGAACGCTGTTAGCACTTTCACAAAAGAAGAGCTTGAAGAATTTAAAAATGATGAAAACAAATACAAAGAAAAAAGAGAAAGCTTTAGAGATGAGGCTGTAAAGAGCGTGAAGCTTACTTTTATAATCAACGAGCTAGCCGCACTGAGAAAAATTGCAGTGAGTGAGCAAGAACTTATACAAACTGTGTATTTTGAAGCCTACAGATACGGCACTGACCCTCAAAAACTGCTTGAAAGCTACAAACAACAAGGAGTTTTACCAATTATAAAAATGTCCTTGCTAGAGGAAAAGCTCTTTAACGATATTTTCATGCCAAAAGATAAAAAGAAAGCAGAGGCTAAGTGA
- a CDS encoding NAD(P)/FAD-dependent oxidoreductase → MKIKRFPRLDGDLAWFELCKDKNEDIGKKLKSDINVDICVVGAGIAGFSTANFLAKQYPNSKIALVEALKIGQGTSSRNAGFIIDLPHNVDGFEPNLEHDLKIYELNCFAIDILDKIVKENNIQCDWQKIGKYMCAHESSNLQGLDNFEKHLKPCGFEFQRIKGKDLEARLGTSYYKEAVFTPNNILMNPSALMRGLIKSLPKNVEVFEQSPIIEVKYGKQKVLKSYAGSVTCEILVLALDTYLEEFGLVKNRQAPIFTYGSLTQRLSDEEYERYFKDIKPYGLTSAHPAGTTVRFTPDRRIFVRNVLDFMPNLTCSEHDLRRAFEQHRLSFEARFPNLKHKNFEFTWGGTLCMTLNHESVFGEIDDNVFAMSGSNGVGMAKGVYLGYYMADLIAKKSSENLDFIIKHNKANFIPPEPLRSIGAKIRLWYEQKNAANDI, encoded by the coding sequence ATGAAGATAAAAAGATTTCCTAGACTAGACGGAGACCTAGCTTGGTTTGAGCTTTGCAAGGATAAGAACGAAGATATAGGCAAAAAACTCAAAAGCGATATAAATGTAGATATATGCGTCGTGGGTGCTGGTATAGCTGGTTTTAGCACAGCGAATTTCCTAGCAAAACAGTATCCAAATTCAAAAATCGCCCTAGTAGAAGCACTAAAAATAGGTCAAGGAACAAGCAGCAGGAATGCCGGATTTATAATAGATTTACCACACAATGTTGACGGATTTGAGCCAAATTTAGAACATGATCTTAAGATATATGAGTTAAATTGCTTTGCCATAGACATCCTAGATAAGATTGTGAAAGAAAACAACATACAGTGTGATTGGCAAAAAATAGGAAAATACATGTGTGCTCACGAAAGCTCGAATTTGCAAGGTTTAGATAATTTTGAAAAACATTTAAAGCCGTGTGGATTTGAATTTCAAAGGATAAAAGGCAAGGATTTGGAAGCAAGGCTAGGAACTAGCTATTACAAGGAGGCTGTATTTACGCCTAATAATATCTTAATGAACCCATCAGCCCTAATGAGAGGCCTAATAAAAAGCTTGCCTAAAAATGTAGAAGTTTTTGAGCAAAGCCCTATCATAGAAGTAAAATACGGCAAGCAAAAGGTGCTTAAAAGCTACGCAGGCTCTGTAACTTGCGAAATTTTGGTTCTAGCACTTGATACTTATTTAGAGGAATTTGGCTTAGTTAAAAACAGACAAGCACCTATTTTTACTTACGGTTCTTTAACCCAGAGGCTAAGTGATGAGGAATATGAAAGGTATTTTAAAGACATAAAGCCTTATGGATTAACCTCCGCACACCCTGCCGGAACGACGGTTCGCTTCACTCCCGATAGGAGAATTTTTGTTAGAAATGTGCTTGATTTTATGCCAAATTTAACTTGCAGCGAGCATGATTTAAGAAGGGCCTTTGAGCAACACAGGCTTTCTTTTGAGGCTAGATTTCCTAATCTTAAACACAAGAATTTCGAATTTACTTGGGGCGGGACGCTTTGTATGACTTTAAATCACGAAAGCGTTTTTGGTGAAATTGATGATAATGTTTTTGCAATGAGCGGAAGCAATGGAGTTGGCATGGCTAAAGGGGTTTATCTTGGGTATTATATGGCTGATTTGATAGCGAAAAAGAGCTCAGAAAATTTGGACTTTATAATCAAGCACAACAAGGCAAATTTTATACCGCCTGAACCACTAAGATCCATAGGCGCTAAGATAAGACTGTGGTACGAGCAAAAAAATGCGGCAAATGATATATAA
- a CDS encoding RidA family protein, which translates to MMKRFLEDERMSQVVLHDNGFFETAGQVCEDTKQDIKTQTKQSLDNIDEVLKSIGATKANISRIQIWLNDMSDFEAMNEVYDEWVKDIPKPARACVGATLVEGYLVEIQAFGAL; encoded by the coding sequence ATAATGAAAAGATTTTTAGAAGATGAGAGAATGTCGCAAGTTGTATTGCACGACAATGGCTTTTTCGAGACTGCCGGGCAGGTTTGTGAGGACACAAAACAAGATATAAAAACACAAACTAAACAAAGCCTGGATAATATAGACGAGGTTTTAAAAAGCATAGGCGCCACAAAGGCTAATATAAGCAGAATTCAAATTTGGCTTAATGATATGAGCGACTTTGAAGCCATGAATGAAGTGTATGATGAGTGGGTAAAAGACATCCCAAAACCTGCAAGAGCTTGCGTGGGAGCTACTTTGGTTGAGGGGTATTTGGTGGAAATTCAAGCCTTTGGAGCCTTATAA
- a CDS encoding MerR family transcriptional regulator, with translation MAYTIIEVERKTGVSSHTLRFWAKKGLFPFVQKDDNKVKYFSKRDVEWVGWINWLRKSQMDIPSIRHYIHLANQGEGTAQERRDMIARQKEIVEDNIEELQSVLEVLSKKLKMYDEMLANNIDGFNPQSSQYKSCDTVKKL, from the coding sequence ATGGCTTATACTATCATAGAAGTAGAAAGAAAGACAGGGGTTTCATCTCACACCTTGCGTTTTTGGGCGAAAAAAGGGCTTTTTCCTTTCGTGCAAAAGGACGATAACAAAGTAAAGTATTTCAGTAAAAGAGATGTGGAGTGGGTTGGCTGGATAAATTGGCTTAGAAAGTCCCAAATGGACATACCTAGCATAAGGCACTACATACACCTTGCAAATCAAGGCGAAGGCACAGCACAAGAAAGAAGAGACATGATAGCAAGGCAAAAAGAAATTGTTGAGGACAATATAGAGGAGCTTCAATCCGTGCTTGAAGTGCTTAGCAAAAAGCTTAAAATGTATGATGAAATGCTTGCTAACAATATAGACGGCTTTAACCCTCAAAGCTCGCAATACAAATCCTGCGACACCGTAAAAAAGCTCTAG